A window of Alkalibaculum bacchi contains these coding sequences:
- a CDS encoding sugar phosphate isomerase/epimerase family protein: MNKCIFSWFGYVLPLQERLTLIKDTGFDATCLWWEDEVYPKTILVDHMPAMVKDAGLFLDNIHCPYMGADRFWSESKSARQREIDTYYSYIEACAKHEIPHMIMHVNDENPVIESTELGLDSMIHLVRRAEEYGVKLAIENTLNNDIIHMLLSEIPSQNLGLCYDSSHDWIQGQSCGDLLEKWKKRLYCTHLSDNNGKEDKHWIPGDGEVSWEKIIPNIIDSQINFITMELLSSKIKIEDPKKYLKTAHKSLEQILNMND; this comes from the coding sequence ATGAACAAATGCATATTTTCCTGGTTTGGATATGTTTTGCCTCTGCAGGAGAGGTTAACATTAATTAAAGATACGGGTTTTGATGCTACTTGCCTTTGGTGGGAAGATGAGGTTTACCCTAAAACAATACTTGTTGATCATATGCCTGCTATGGTTAAGGATGCAGGCTTATTTTTAGACAATATTCATTGTCCCTATATGGGAGCTGATCGGTTTTGGAGCGAAAGCAAAAGTGCTCGCCAGAGAGAAATTGATACTTATTATTCCTATATAGAAGCTTGCGCAAAACATGAGATTCCACATATGATTATGCACGTTAATGATGAAAATCCTGTTATAGAAAGCACAGAGCTTGGTCTTGACAGTATGATTCATTTAGTAAGAAGAGCGGAAGAGTACGGTGTAAAATTAGCAATAGAGAATACTTTAAATAATGATATAATACATATGTTATTAAGTGAAATTCCTTCCCAAAATTTAGGACTTTGTTATGATTCCTCCCATGATTGGATACAAGGGCAGAGCTGTGGTGATTTATTAGAAAAATGGAAAAAGAGACTTTACTGCACTCATTTGTCGGACAACAATGGAAAAGAAGATAAACATTGGATTCCAGGAGATGGAGAAGTAAGTTGGGAAAAAATTATTCCTAACATTATAGATTCTCAGATCAATTTCATTACAATGGAATTATTGTCAAGTAAAATAAAGATTGAGGATCCTAAAAAATACTTAAAGACAGCTCATAAATCATTAGAACAGATTCTAAATATGAATGATTAA
- a CDS encoding amidohydrolase family protein, whose translation MHISLDGIDGAIFRKELKSSEKRAEELIRKNIRAYKDCGIIALRDGGDPINLSAITRRVAKEEGIVYKTPIHAIYKRGHYGSYIGKVIDDIRDFKTVFSEMEKDKPDFIKIPLSGMMNFDTYGDVGDLAFNEEELDYMVKFAQDKGLPTMVHVNSREGVQRAIKAGVDTIEHGYYMTDEELYALKDSKTIWIPTLAPLGNICFSEDERHKEQIKTIKRIFDEQSRNVKKAYKIGVKLAIGSDGGAYKVFHGQGFLDELKYMNEAGIELEGLIRLGYENGMKALGIS comes from the coding sequence ATGCACATATCCCTAGATGGTATTGATGGTGCGATTTTTCGTAAGGAATTAAAGAGTAGTGAAAAAAGAGCAGAAGAGCTTATTCGAAAAAATATTCGAGCTTATAAAGATTGTGGAATAATAGCCTTGCGAGATGGTGGCGATCCTATTAATTTATCTGCTATTACTCGTAGAGTTGCTAAGGAAGAGGGGATTGTTTACAAGACTCCTATTCATGCTATTTACAAAAGAGGTCATTATGGTAGTTATATTGGCAAGGTTATTGATGATATAAGAGATTTCAAAACTGTTTTTTCAGAAATGGAAAAGGATAAACCTGACTTTATCAAGATTCCCTTATCTGGTATGATGAATTTTGATACTTACGGAGATGTAGGAGATCTAGCATTTAATGAAGAAGAATTAGACTATATGGTGAAATTTGCTCAGGATAAAGGACTCCCTACTATGGTTCATGTAAATTCAAGAGAAGGAGTACAAAGGGCTATTAAAGCAGGGGTAGACACAATAGAGCACGGTTACTATATGACAGATGAAGAGTTATACGCCTTAAAGGATTCAAAAACCATTTGGATTCCTACTTTAGCTCCATTAGGCAATATTTGCTTTAGTGAAGATGAGCGTCATAAAGAACAAATAAAAACGATAAAGAGAATATTTGATGAACAAAGCAGAAATGTAAAAAAAGCCTACAAAATAGGAGTGAAACTAGCGATAGGAAGTGATGGCGGAGCCTATAAAGTTTTTCATGGACAAGGCTTCTTAGATGAATTAAAATATATGAATGAAGCAGGCATTGAATTAGAGGGATTAATACGACTAGGTTATGAAAATGGAATGAAAGCACTGGGAATAAGCTAA
- a CDS encoding bifunctional 5,10-methylenetetrahydrofolate dehydrogenase/5,10-methenyltetrahydrofolate cyclohydrolase, whose amino-acid sequence MGTLLDGKVVAASLKEETLKAAKELREKGIAPKLTIVRVGANPSDLSYERGALKRMEGCNIDTEVKELPEDITQEDFIKALKEVNEDKNTHGILVFRPLPKQLDEEVIKYVIAPEKDVDCFSPTNVAKVMEGDATGFAPCTPTAVMEILSYYNVDLKGAKSVVLGRSMVVGKPVAMLLLGQNATVTITHSKTKELPAVCAEADVLIAAIGRAKMVTSDYVKEGAVVVDVGINVDEEGKLCGDVDFADVENKASMLTPVPGGVGSVTTSVLAKHVIKACTLQNK is encoded by the coding sequence ATGGGAACTTTATTAGATGGAAAAGTAGTAGCAGCTAGTTTAAAAGAAGAAACTTTAAAAGCAGCAAAAGAGTTGCGTGAAAAAGGAATTGCTCCTAAATTGACAATCGTAAGAGTTGGAGCAAATCCAAGCGATTTATCATATGAAAGAGGCGCTCTTAAGAGAATGGAAGGCTGTAATATCGATACAGAAGTAAAAGAATTACCAGAAGATATTACACAAGAAGATTTTATTAAAGCGTTGAAAGAAGTAAACGAAGATAAAAACACTCATGGTATATTAGTATTTAGACCACTTCCAAAACAATTAGATGAGGAAGTAATTAAGTACGTTATAGCTCCTGAAAAAGACGTAGACTGCTTTAGCCCAACAAATGTAGCGAAAGTAATGGAAGGAGATGCAACAGGTTTTGCGCCTTGTACTCCTACTGCAGTAATGGAAATCTTAAGCTACTACAATGTAGATTTAAAAGGAGCAAAATCAGTTGTCCTTGGAAGATCTATGGTAGTTGGTAAACCTGTAGCTATGTTATTATTAGGACAAAATGCAACGGTAACAATTACTCACTCAAAAACAAAAGAATTACCAGCTGTATGTGCTGAAGCTGATGTTTTAATAGCAGCTATCGGTAGAGCAAAAATGGTTACATCCGATTATGTAAAAGAAGGCGCCGTTGTCGTAGACGTAGGTATTAATGTAGACGAAGAAGGAAAATTATGTGGAGACGTAGACTTTGCTGATGTTGAAAACAAAGCTTCTATGCTCACACCAGTACCAGGTGGCGTTGGTTCAGTAACTACATCTGTATTAGCAAAACATGTAATAAAGGCTTGTACTTTACAAAATAAATAA
- a CDS encoding cyclodeaminase/cyclohydrolase family protein, which yields MIDGSCVEFADKLASKAAVPGGGGAAALVGALGTALASMVVNLTLGKKKYAEFEEINKEIMAKALKIQEELLEMVDKDAENFLPLSKAYGLPKETEEEKKYKEETLEKCLIVACGVPVDIVKKTYEAILLHEELVDKGSKLAISDVGVGVQCLRAALISGWLNVLININMIKDEAYVAQINEEIRPLVAKGTKIADEVYSKVEEML from the coding sequence ATGATCGATGGCTCATGTGTTGAATTTGCGGATAAATTAGCATCAAAAGCTGCAGTACCCGGTGGTGGTGGTGCTGCAGCATTGGTTGGTGCTCTAGGAACAGCACTTGCTAGTATGGTAGTAAATTTAACATTAGGAAAAAAGAAATACGCTGAGTTTGAAGAAATAAATAAGGAAATTATGGCAAAAGCTCTTAAGATTCAAGAAGAACTTCTTGAAATGGTAGATAAGGACGCAGAAAACTTCTTACCATTATCGAAAGCTTATGGGCTGCCTAAAGAAACAGAAGAAGAAAAGAAATATAAAGAAGAAACTCTTGAAAAATGCCTGATCGTAGCTTGTGGTGTTCCAGTAGATATTGTTAAGAAAACATATGAAGCAATTTTACTTCATGAAGAATTAGTAGACAAAGGTTCGAAGTTAGCAATAAGCGATGTAGGTGTTGGAGTACAGTGCTTAAGAGCTGCTTTGATTAGCGGGTGGTTAAATGTACTCATTAATATTAATATGATTAAAGATGAAGCATATGTAGCACAAATAAACGAAGAAATAAGACCGCTAGTAGCAAAAGGTACAAAAATAGCAGATGAGGTCTACAGTAAAGTAGAAGAAATGCTATAA
- a CDS encoding formate--tetrahydrofolate ligase: protein MGFKSDIEIAQEAKPQDIREVAAKLGLTEDDLDLYGKYKAKVDINLLKKPSGKKAKLILTTAINPTPAGEGKTTTTIGVADALQRLGKTTLVALREPSLGPVFGVKGGAAGGGYAQVVPMEDINLHFTGDFHAIGAANNLLAAMVDNHIFQGNTLDIDVRRVVWRRAVDMNDRQLRNIINGLGGKAQGMPREDGFDITVASEIMAIFCLSKDIIDLKERCARIVVAYNRKGEPVTAGDIKAQGAMASLLKDALKPNLVQTLEGTPAFVHGGPFANIAHGCNSVLATRFAMNYADYVVTEAGFGADLGAEKFLDIKCRLNDLKPDAVIIVATVKALKYNGGVAKADLQEENLAALEKGLPNLLKHVENITQVFKLPAVVAINAFHTDTKAELDLVEAKCKELGVNVALSEVWAKGGEGGEELAKEVIRLCDIESDFQFAYDLEDSIKDKIKKISQKIYGADDVTFSAKAEKEIANFERLGFGNMPICMAKTQYSLTDDQTVLGRPTGFKITIRDLTVSAGAGFIVALTGEVMKMPGLPKVPAAEKIDVDEFGTIGGLF from the coding sequence ATGGGATTTAAAAGTGACATTGAAATCGCACAAGAGGCAAAACCACAGGATATTAGAGAAGTTGCTGCAAAATTAGGTTTAACAGAAGATGATTTGGATTTATACGGAAAGTATAAAGCAAAAGTTGACATCAACTTATTAAAGAAACCTTCAGGTAAAAAAGCAAAATTAATCTTAACAACTGCTATTAATCCTACTCCTGCAGGAGAAGGTAAAACGACTACAACAATTGGTGTAGCCGATGCTTTACAAAGATTAGGTAAAACTACTCTAGTTGCATTAAGAGAGCCATCTTTAGGACCAGTTTTTGGTGTAAAAGGTGGAGCAGCTGGTGGTGGTTACGCACAAGTAGTTCCAATGGAAGATATCAACTTACATTTTACTGGTGATTTCCACGCTATTGGTGCAGCAAACAATTTATTAGCTGCAATGGTAGACAATCACATTTTCCAAGGAAATACATTAGACATCGATGTAAGAAGAGTCGTTTGGAGAAGAGCTGTTGACATGAACGATAGACAATTAAGAAATATTATTAATGGTCTAGGTGGAAAAGCTCAAGGAATGCCAAGAGAAGATGGATTTGATATAACAGTTGCTAGTGAAATTATGGCAATCTTCTGTTTATCAAAAGACATTATCGACTTAAAAGAAAGATGCGCTAGAATCGTAGTAGCATACAATAGAAAAGGTGAACCTGTTACTGCTGGAGACATCAAAGCTCAAGGTGCTATGGCTTCACTTTTAAAAGATGCTTTAAAACCAAACTTAGTTCAAACTTTAGAAGGAACACCTGCATTCGTACACGGCGGACCATTTGCTAATATCGCTCATGGCTGTAACTCTGTACTAGCAACTCGTTTTGCTATGAACTATGCTGATTACGTAGTAACAGAAGCTGGTTTTGGTGCGGACTTAGGAGCAGAAAAATTCCTTGATATTAAATGTAGATTAAACGATTTAAAACCAGATGCAGTAATCATCGTTGCTACAGTTAAAGCATTAAAATACAATGGTGGAGTTGCTAAAGCTGATCTTCAAGAAGAAAATCTTGCAGCATTAGAAAAAGGTCTTCCAAACTTATTAAAACACGTTGAAAATATTACACAAGTATTCAAATTGCCAGCAGTTGTTGCAATCAATGCATTCCATACTGATACAAAAGCTGAACTAGATTTAGTAGAAGCTAAGTGTAAAGAATTAGGTGTAAACGTTGCTCTTTCTGAAGTATGGGCTAAAGGCGGCGAAGGTGGAGAAGAATTAGCTAAGGAAGTCATCAGACTTTGTGATATTGAAAGCGATTTCCAATTTGCTTACGATTTAGAAGATTCTATCAAAGATAAAATCAAGAAAATCTCTCAAAAAATATACGGTGCAGATGATGTAACTTTCTCTGCAAAAGCTGAAAAAGAAATTGCAAACTTCGAAAGATTAGGATTTGGCAATATGCCAATCTGTATGGCTAAAACCCAATACTCATTAACAGACGACCAAACTGTATTAGGTAGACCAACAGGCTTCAAAATCACTATCAGAGACCTTACTGTTTCTGCAGGTGCAGGATTTATCGTTGCATTAACTGGTGAAGTAATGAAAATGCCAGGTTTACCAAAAGTACCAGCAGCTGAAAAGATTGATGTTGATGAATTCGGTACTATTGGCGGTTTATTCTAA
- a CDS encoding methyltetrahydrofolate cobalamin methyltransferase, translated as MIIIGEKINGAIPAVKKAIEEKDAEFIRNRAIKQAEAGADYIDICASTTPDIEIDTLKWLIEIVQDAVEIPICIDSPNPLFIKEVFPLIKRPGIINSVNLELIEGTDQDKCDILFPLVERTDWQVIALTCDSEHGTPQDVATRVKITKSIVEKAAKYGITPDKIHIDPLVMALSTDNNSLLNFIESIQEIKAIYPTIKITSGLSNISFSMPARKIINQNFMTLAIYSGMDSAIMDPLNKGVMSSIFATEALLARDRHCRKYNKAFRSGKIG; from the coding sequence TTGATCATCATCGGTGAAAAAATAAATGGTGCTATACCCGCCGTAAAAAAAGCGATTGAAGAAAAAGATGCTGAATTTATTAGAAATCGGGCAATCAAACAGGCAGAAGCTGGAGCCGATTACATCGATATTTGCGCATCTACAACACCTGATATAGAAATAGATACTTTAAAATGGCTTATTGAAATTGTACAAGATGCGGTAGAAATACCTATTTGCATTGATAGCCCTAATCCATTATTTATTAAAGAAGTCTTTCCATTGATTAAAAGACCAGGTATTATTAACTCAGTTAATCTAGAACTTATAGAAGGAACAGATCAGGACAAATGTGATATCCTTTTTCCCCTCGTGGAACGAACAGACTGGCAAGTAATTGCATTAACATGTGATAGCGAGCATGGCACGCCACAAGATGTTGCTACAAGAGTTAAAATTACAAAAAGTATTGTTGAGAAAGCAGCAAAATATGGGATTACTCCAGATAAAATACATATAGATCCACTGGTAATGGCTTTATCCACAGACAATAATTCACTACTTAATTTCATAGAGAGTATACAAGAAATCAAAGCAATTTATCCAACAATTAAGATTACTTCAGGTCTAAGCAATATTTCATTTAGTATGCCTGCAAGGAAAATCATCAACCAAAATTTTATGACCCTAGCGATTTATTCGGGTATGGACTCTGCTATCATGGATCCTTTAAATAAAGGTGTGATGAGTTCTATATTCGCCACTGAAGCTTTATTAGCGCGAGACAGGCATTGTAGAAAGTACAACAAAGCGTTTAGAAGTGGAAAGATTGGCTAG
- a CDS encoding ASKHA domain-containing protein, with protein MSKRISVNFPLLNKSIQTNEDSTISDVCTLIGEPLNLVCGGKGKCGKCRVDIETNGKIESVLACVTKVYENLNIMITSQDSSAQILTTSVLKDIYPNPSLKFYFVDKSKLETSIGESDWETLCNKLQMEFDRPSIHILRKISNLFHDSTGINLIAYDNAIIDVLPGDKNMDLYGLAFDIGSTSIVAYLYDLTTYEQLGISSQLNKQTSVAGDVIGRIEYTINEPNGLKRLHDLVIETVNEIINEICDKNKINKSSIYQASFCGNSTMQHLFFEINPQYLGLAPFSSTTHDEIIAKAKELKIQINPNGVITFFPLLGGHVGGDTAAVLLSLPKDEKNRLIIDLGTNGEVAVGKDNYYKVASMASGPALEGYGIEYGMRGTVGAIERVTIYNGNIIYKVIGQVAPIGICGSGIIDIIAELLRNDLINKRGAFVNPDEVKEANLANRIINTNNKKAFIIAHGEETENGRPIVLTQDDIRQVQLAKAAIFTGCTMLIEEAGLKGEDLEEILMAGAFGNYINMDMAQLIGLIPYFEGVPVYSIGNAAATGSQLFLLSQEEKEKCIEIAKNAIHIEIATNPSFTKNYMKNTYLNKVEVYK; from the coding sequence ATGTCAAAACGTATATCCGTAAATTTCCCTTTACTGAATAAAAGCATACAAACAAACGAAGATTCCACTATTTCAGATGTGTGCACCTTAATTGGTGAGCCCCTAAATTTAGTCTGTGGTGGAAAAGGCAAGTGTGGAAAGTGTAGAGTAGATATTGAAACAAATGGAAAAATAGAAAGTGTATTAGCTTGTGTGACAAAAGTATATGAAAATCTTAATATAATGATTACTAGTCAAGACTCCTCAGCCCAAATCCTTACGACCAGTGTACTAAAAGATATATACCCTAACCCGTCTCTAAAATTTTATTTTGTAGATAAATCTAAATTAGAAACCTCTATTGGAGAAAGCGATTGGGAAACCCTTTGTAACAAACTTCAAATGGAATTTGACAGACCTTCTATACATATTTTACGAAAAATTTCTAATCTTTTTCACGATTCAACTGGTATAAATCTGATTGCTTATGATAATGCCATTATTGATGTCCTACCAGGTGATAAAAATATGGATTTATACGGATTAGCGTTTGATATTGGCTCTACTTCAATCGTAGCTTATTTATATGATTTAACTACTTACGAGCAACTGGGTATTAGCTCACAGTTAAATAAACAAACTAGTGTCGCTGGTGATGTCATTGGACGAATTGAGTATACGATTAACGAGCCTAATGGTTTAAAAAGATTACATGATTTAGTAATTGAAACTGTAAATGAAATTATAAACGAAATCTGTGATAAAAATAAGATTAACAAGAGTTCTATTTATCAAGCAAGTTTTTGTGGAAATAGCACTATGCAGCATTTGTTTTTTGAAATAAATCCTCAATATCTTGGTCTCGCACCATTTTCAAGTACTACTCATGATGAGATCATTGCTAAAGCTAAAGAACTAAAGATTCAAATCAATCCAAACGGAGTTATTACCTTCTTTCCCCTATTAGGAGGCCATGTTGGAGGCGATACAGCAGCAGTGCTCTTATCCTTACCAAAGGATGAAAAAAATAGGTTGATTATCGATTTAGGTACTAACGGTGAGGTTGCCGTTGGAAAAGACAATTATTATAAAGTTGCTTCTATGGCCTCTGGACCTGCTTTAGAAGGTTATGGAATTGAGTATGGCATGAGAGGTACTGTAGGCGCAATTGAAAGAGTTACAATATATAATGGAAATATTATTTACAAAGTAATAGGACAAGTTGCTCCAATTGGCATCTGTGGCTCTGGTATCATCGATATTATTGCTGAATTGCTTCGCAATGATCTGATCAACAAAAGAGGTGCTTTTGTAAATCCAGATGAAGTAAAAGAAGCCAATTTAGCAAATCGAATTATAAACACCAATAATAAAAAAGCTTTTATCATAGCACATGGCGAAGAAACCGAAAATGGTAGACCTATTGTATTGACACAAGACGATATCCGTCAGGTGCAATTAGCGAAGGCGGCTATTTTTACAGGTTGTACTATGCTTATTGAAGAAGCTGGATTAAAGGGCGAAGATCTAGAAGAAATTCTTATGGCAGGAGCTTTTGGAAATTATATTAATATGGATATGGCTCAACTTATAGGCTTGATTCCTTATTTTGAGGGAGTCCCGGTATACTCCATTGGAAATGCAGCAGCTACAGGCTCACAACTTTTCCTATTGTCACAAGAAGAAAAAGAAAAGTGCATAGAAATCGCCAAAAACGCAATACACATAGAAATTGCTACAAATCCAAGTTTTACGAAGAATTATATGAAGAATACGTATTTGAATAAAGTCGAAGTCTATAAATAG
- a CDS encoding cobalamin B12-binding domain-containing protein, producing MIDISKLSQVMGDLDDDAVIQFVEDFMKSNPTPEDADQLMTAAQEGMAIVGDRFERGDYFVGDLIYAGEILADVIDMIRPILSEVSQELNRGKIVLGTVKGDLHDIGKNIFRIMAEAEGFEVHDIGIDQPVEAFVEKVKEIQPDIVGLSGVLTLALDAMRLTVDGLKEAGLRDDLKIIIGGNPVSKDANDQIGSDAFTTNAAHGLNICKEWMEEKK from the coding sequence ATGATAGATATAAGCAAATTGTCACAGGTTATGGGAGATTTAGATGATGATGCAGTAATACAATTTGTAGAAGATTTTATGAAGTCTAATCCTACTCCAGAAGATGCTGACCAATTAATGACTGCAGCACAGGAAGGGATGGCTATTGTAGGAGATCGCTTTGAAAGAGGTGATTACTTTGTAGGCGATCTTATTTACGCTGGAGAGATACTCGCCGATGTAATTGATATGATTAGGCCTATACTTAGTGAAGTAAGCCAAGAACTAAATAGAGGTAAAATTGTTTTAGGAACAGTTAAGGGTGATTTGCATGACATAGGAAAAAATATCTTTAGAATTATGGCTGAAGCTGAAGGGTTTGAAGTTCATGATATAGGAATCGATCAACCAGTAGAAGCTTTTGTTGAAAAAGTAAAAGAAATACAGCCAGATATCGTAGGTTTGAGCGGAGTCTTAACACTTGCTCTAGATGCTATGAGATTGACTGTAGATGGATTAAAAGAGGCAGGCTTACGTGATGATCTAAAAATCATTATAGGTGGAAACCCAGTAAGTAAAGACGCAAACGATCAAATTGGGTCTGATGCATTTACTACAAATGCAGCACATGGGCTGAATATCTGTAAAGAATGGATGGAAGAAAAAAAATAA